GCTATGGCGGGGTTCAGTTGGTGCGACTGCTGATGGATCATCCAGAAGTAGAAGTAGTGTATCTCGGTGGTGACAGTAGTGCAGGGAAAGAATTTAGTAGTATCTATCCTCACTTGCACCATGCAGTGGATTTAACTGTGGAGAAAGTAGATCCAGAGGTAATTGCCCACCGAGCAGAAGTTGTGTTTCTTTCTGTACCCAATGGATTAGCTTGTCAATTAGCTCCCCAGCTTTTAGCAAAGGGATGTAAAGTTTTAGACTTAAGTGCAGATTATCGATTTACGAATCTGGCTACTTATACCGCTTGGTATGACAAAGAACGTGAGGATGTAGATACGGCAGCGATCGCCGTTTATGGTTTACCGGAATTGTACCGCGATCGCATTGCTGAGTCACAACTCATTGGTTGTCCTGGTTGCTATCCTACTGCCAGTTTACTTGCCCTCTCACCCCTATTAAAACAAGGGTTAATCGTACCGGAAACCGCCATCATTGATGCCAAGTCGGGGACTTCTGGCGGTGGCAGGGAAGGAAAAATTAATATGTTGCTAGCAGAAGCATCGAATTCCCTCTCTGCCTATGGTGTTGCTCGTCACCGTCACACCCCGGAAATTGAGCAGATTTGTAGTCAGTTAGCAGGGCACGAAATTACTGTCCAATTTACACCTCACCTGATTCCAATGGTACGAGGTATCTTAGCAACTGTGTATGCAAAGTTACGTGACCCCGGCTTAGTTAGAGATGATTTAATTACTATCTACCGAGCTTTTTATCGTAACTCTCCCTGGGTAAAAATTTGCGAAGCAGGTACTTATCCCCAAACAAAATGGGCGTGTGGAAGTAATTTGTGTTACATCGGTATCGAAGTAGACCAGCGTACTGGGCGTGTAATTGTCATGTCAGTCATTGATAATTTAATCAAAGGACAAGCAGGACAAGCTGTTCAGTGCATGAATCTGATGATGGGTTGGGATGAGACATTAGGCTTACCAAAGTTAGGATTTTATCCATAACTTTGTCTATGTAATTCTATCGATACTTCATTTCTGGAGTTCCTATGTCTAAATGGGTGATGAGTTAAAAAAATTTTAATTCACCATCCAGTTTTTTGTTAGTTTTGTTGTCTTGCGGGGATTAATAGAAAAAGAAGATGTTGTATCGCTTCTAGTTCCTATTAAATTCAGTAAGGTGTGAGATGAAAAACAAAGATAACAGTAAATTGGCTGACTTCAGCAAAATATTGTTTGCAACTGCCTATGTTGCCATGGTTTCACCAACTACCTCAGCATTAGCAGCATCAGGATTCTCTACCACCAAAACTGAACTAGCAAATCCCCCCAGTCAACTGTTGATTGCAAATGACAGTGAAAATCCCAGTGATATCCTCCCTGAAGAAGTT
The Calothrix sp. 336/3 DNA segment above includes these coding regions:
- the argC gene encoding N-acetyl-gamma-glutamyl-phosphate reductase, encoding MGNYRRVPVAIVGASGYGGVQLVRLLMDHPEVEVVYLGGDSSAGKEFSSIYPHLHHAVDLTVEKVDPEVIAHRAEVVFLSVPNGLACQLAPQLLAKGCKVLDLSADYRFTNLATYTAWYDKEREDVDTAAIAVYGLPELYRDRIAESQLIGCPGCYPTASLLALSPLLKQGLIVPETAIIDAKSGTSGGGREGKINMLLAEASNSLSAYGVARHRHTPEIEQICSQLAGHEITVQFTPHLIPMVRGILATVYAKLRDPGLVRDDLITIYRAFYRNSPWVKICEAGTYPQTKWACGSNLCYIGIEVDQRTGRVIVMSVIDNLIKGQAGQAVQCMNLMMGWDETLGLPKLGFYP